A segment of the Vespula pensylvanica isolate Volc-1 chromosome 9, ASM1446617v1, whole genome shotgun sequence genome:
CACATTCGACGTAAGTAACGTTCGGCGTCGATTCAAAATCTTTTACCTTCTGCTTGACGAAAACGTCGAGAAACGTCTCCGGTTGGAATTTCGGAAGCGTAACGAGCTTCGTTCCGGCCGCCAGGCACGGTAGCAGGATCCCGTTCATGCCAAAAATGTGAAAGCTAGGTAGAAACATTGGTATAACGTCTTGATAttcttctatataaaaaaaaaaaaagggaaaaaagaaagagcaagatgagaaacgaaaaaatgaaaaatgaacaaaaaaaaagaagagaaaaagaaaaggaagcgAGAAAGCATCTCGTTTCGAATAATCGAAAACGTAAATTTTCTATCGCGCGTACGAGTGAAATTCTTTACCCGTCGTCGCTCGAATCCACATATCCTGATCAACGATGGCATTCACCATTTCCATATTCGAGACTAGATTGGCGTGCGTTAGCATCACACCTTTCGGCAGACCCGTCGTGCCACTCGAGAAAGGTAAAACCGCGAGGTCTTCGGTGGAACGGTTCAGGGCTTTCAACCCCGGCAAGTCCTTGCCGCGAGTTATCAGGTCCTAAAAATGCCAAATCGATCGACTCgttaaagaatagaaaatttgatCGTTGCGTAAAGGAGGAAGGAGATACCTTGAAAAGTATCGTTCCTTCCGTCGTCGGACCCGTCGTTCCGTCGTCTATAACGATAAGGGACGATCCCAATCTGTGCTTCGCTGCTGCTTTCCGTACCACCGGGAGAATCTCTTTCGCGGTGACGATACCCTTCGCCCCGGACAACTCCAATTGCATCGTTATTTCCTCTACGATCGCGTCAACAGATTCATTCTTCGGATTTATTCTTCTCAATCTTTTCACCGCGCGTCAGTCCGATCGTTCTAACGCGTACTTACCAACCGTGTAATATGGATTGATAGTCGTAACGACGAGACCAGCCTCCAAAATGCCGAGAAAGGCTAGAGCCCATTCCGGCAAATTGGGAGCAATCAAGGCAATTATATCGCCTTCCGCGAACTTCAAGTTCCTCAAACTCCTTGCAACGTAGTTCGCAGCGTCCCTCGCTTGCCCGTACGTATATTTCCTACCGGTTACACCGCATTCCTGAAAATCATTATCGAATCAAAACTACCGTCTACCTTTTCCCGTTAGAAGTATATACCAGCCGACGTAGCCGAGAGAGACTCACCAGGGCAATTAGCTTGGAAAATTCGTTAACGTTGCGCCAAACGTATTCCGGTATCTTAGAATTCGGATAAGTGACCTCACCGTAGGGCGAAGGAATGATTATCTCTTGGTTTTGACCTCGAATAAATCTTTCTTCCGATCGCGCGGAGACGCTCCTCGAGCTCGAATACCGCATTTTACTCGCTCCATCGTTTAAGAGCGTCCGCTCGAATTTCCTGATGCCACGGGAAAGGTGCCTCAACGACTTCATACCTCGATAAGACCTTCGTCGTTGAGAGTATCGCCTGCCAAAGGAGCAAAGAAACGAATCGTAAGACGTACGCGTATTAACGCAAGCGCCGACAGCGCATTaatctcgttcgatcgagtCTTCGctgaatttcgatcgaaattcatCCTCGATAATACTTATCGGAGTAACGcttagaaaaaatacaaagttaaaaaagttattaacgAGAGATCGTAAGAGCGagcataaatattaaaataactcGTTGAGCCGGTTTACGAGATAACTTGTTTTCGACACCgtaattatgatataaattgCGAAAGAGAAGAGTGCTCCACCTTGAAAGATATCTCGCACTTGGACACCAATCGCTTCCTATCCTTTCAGTTTCATTCGCGGAAAAACTAATATCGACGATCGAAATATGACAAGCGAGCAAATAATTGGGGACAAAGTACAAGGAGCATTTCTTATCGTTTTCGTCATAAGATCAAACTTTGCTTCAACTTTATCTCTTAtcttacaaaatgaaaaattatcgaaaatattatttacatatttcctTCCGACGCATCTAACGTCTCTCGAACGCGTCACTAACGCGCGACTCGAGTGCGCtttattttccatctttcGGAGAAGATAATGCAAAGATCGCGCGACCGATCGTAAGACGTTCCCGTTCGTAACTAGAAATTTCGTGGCGACTGAACGTTTCAAATggatatagagatatagagatagagagagagagagagagagagagagagagagagagagagagNNNNNNNNNNNNNNNNNNNNNNNNNNNNNNNNNNNNNNNNNNNNNNNNNNNNNNNNNNNNNNNNNNNNNNNNNNNNNNNNNNNNNNNNNNNNNNNNNNNNgagagagagagagagagagagagagagagagagagagagagagagagacgcgcgCGCGAGATATACCGTAATCGACCTTCGTTTCTCGCCAGCGCCGTAAACTTTGCTTGAACTTATTCCACGTAGTTCAAGTAAACACCGTAGGACTTTCgttttcgagaagaaagacGTTTACCGAAGAGTATACatcacctttctttttcccctcgaCGATGACttaaacttctctctctctgatccGTGAGATACGATTTCGAAACTCGCGCGAACGCAGTTGCTCGATCTCCGTGCTCGACCGTGCTCGCGAGATCGTTTTCTCTAATGGACTGCGAGATTCTACGACGAACAATTTGACATTATCCTACCATTACCGATACGACGTAatgaaaatagatatagattatatacacgcacacataaaGGGATCCTCTTTTCTCCCCTACCATCGAGTTCCTAGCGATCGACGTTGTTATCGGCAACGCTATCGCTAAGAATGGCCACGGAAAAAAGTGTCTCGTCACCGTTCTATTTGGACTCGCTTATCAACACggatctcttttatttcttttctgctGTTGCCGCGTTTCGTATTTACTTTCTTCGACGAAATAGCGTATTTTTGTAAACATATTTACGACgcaaaaatgttaatttttacaACGAAACAATCGCTTCCCCGCTAGCGATCGAATGCGACAATACgcatatcgataatattttggACTAGGATCGCGCGCTACGTTTACGTCATAAAATTCAATAGAATCTTTAGACGGCTATACATCGGAACATTGACGTCCGGTTCTATAGAGTCGGTCGTAACGATCGATGTTTTgcaaacatataaatattttcgtacTACGAGCGATAGAATCTCGCATACTCGTATCTTCGTTTCTACGTACAATTTCGGCGTGGCGCGTTCGCCATAAGAAACGTCACTTTTCGTAACACCAATTTCGGATCATTCGAGTATCATTCTATCGGATACTATCGAAAACATTTGATCACGCGAGGATATGGCCAAACGCGAACGTGGTGTTGGAAATTTTTATCGGAGCTACTCGACTATTGTATCTTTTATAGATCGAGCGTCTATCGTTTAGCGTAGGAACGCGAAGGAGAAGACGATTAACGCGTCTTTCGGTCGATTTATTGCGCAACGAAGGCGATCCTAGCGTTACATAAGTCGGAAATAGCAAAGAGCGCGTTCTTGGCTCGCGTAGAAATTTGAATCGGACGATTTCGTGGGCTGCGTTTACCAAAGACGTTGCTTTTCGATGCGCCGACGCATATccgccgacgccgacgccgacggCGACGTCGACAtcgacgccgacgccgacaTCGACGCCGACGCGATACGTCGAATCAGAGCCGTATCGTTCGTTTTGAGACTCGTGAAAATCCATCCGGGAATTAAAACTCGGCTGTTTTCGACTTCAccggggaagagagaaaacggatCGTAACGTTGCGTTGCTTATCACGAGAAATAAAGCTGTCATGTTGGTAAACGcacagaaaatgaaaagaaaaggaaagagaggaaaagaaaggaaagagaaaaataagagcatagaaatttatcgatcgataagaaaaatgtctcTATttcctgtaaaaaaaaaaaatgtcggtATCTTTGTTGAACTTGAATTCTATCACGCGATTCGTCGGTTGTCGGGACGGCGTCGGAGTCGAGCGCTAACGATCGACGATACGATTGATCGCAGCGAGAtgcgaagaaaacaaaagtaatCGGGAGAAGAAAGTACGGGTCCATCGACGAACGGCGACGTCCCTGCGTGAAAGGGGCGAGAAAGGGGGCGAGCACGACGCCATGTCGACGTTCACCCTCTAGTTCGTTCTCGTTGCAGCCCTCGTCTAAAAGGCCAACTCGAGTCTGAAAAAAGTCGcggaaaagggaaggaaaggtcgagaaaagaaaggagagaaggaaggaaagaagaagtcCCGAAGCTGGATACTCGTAGAAATCACTGGCGAAATCACTCTTGAACGAAGCATTGGGCTATGAATGAAGACCCAACCCTTTCATCTCGAGGTAATTAACTCGTCCTTCGCGATAAAGCTATATCCGTCGATAAtccgctcgctcgctcgctctgaCCGGTCCCGGCTCGCTATAGCGGCCCCGTCGGTGTCTACcacgtttcctctttctcgagCTACCGCGTACGACAATTTCCGATAAAGTGTGACCTCCAGTATCggcgaaaatatcgaaaagcaCGGAAAAGTCCGATTTTACGCAAGAGAATCTTGGCGCGTTTCTCTcgtcgagcgagcgagcgagcgaggaGTACCAAAACGGTACTCTTGTTTCTTATGTTTCTTCGGAACGTCGAATACGACGCACGCGAGTAAGTACTACGTAACGCGCGTTTCATCGATTCCTTCAACTTCCGGAAGTTCGACGTTCGAGTTTACACACAGTCGCGTTTCTccgaacatttttttatcgcCGTTTACTCTCTCGTCGAGAATAAAGTACGAACGTTTATACGACGGAGGCACTCGTATCCGCCACTTCGCTCGGAAGCGAAGAAGCGTCGCATCGAGGAAGGGAGCTAACGACGGACTCGTCGTTATTTCAGGTTTTGGCAGTCTTGCTATTGTCAGTGATACCCTGGCCAGGTCCGAGCGTTTTTAAGATATCATGCCCCCGCGATCGTGCCTCGGTGGTGAGGAGGATAGTTCACAAGGTAAGGAGCGCTTCGAACGACGCTTTTCGATCGCGCGAAGGGACAATGTATCGAGCTTCGTCGAGATTTCAGAGATGGATGCCCATCCTGAAGAAGTATCAAGTGGAATTACCCTTAGAATGTCCCTTTCACGAAAGTCGAGACATCTTTCGACCTCAGCAACGGGCGAAGCATCAGCACAGACCGTCGCAATGGACCTGCGGCCTCTGCGGCAAGTCTTTCTACGCCGAAAAACATCTCGAC
Coding sequences within it:
- the LOC122631471 gene encoding probable 4-coumarate--CoA ligase 1 isoform X1 yields the protein MRYSQRRRSYRGMKSLRHLSRGIRKFERTLLNDGASKMRYSSSRSVSARSEERFIRGQNQEIIIPSPYGEVTYPNSKIPEYVWRNVNEFSKLIALECGVTGRKYTYGQARDAANYVARSLRNLKFAEGDIIALIAPNLPEWALAFLGILEAGLVVTTINPYYTVEEITMQLELSGAKGIVTAKEILPVVRKAAAKHRLGSSLIVIDDGTTGPTTEGTILFKDLITRGKDLPGLKALNRSTEDLAVLPFSSGTTGLPKGVMLTHANLVSNMEMVNAIVDQDMWIRATTEEYQDVIPMFLPSFHIFGMNGILLPCLAAGTKLVTLPKFQPETFLDVFVKQKPTILICVPPIILFLSVSPLVKKEHLSNVRTAFSGAAPLSKEDVDRFYEKFRLDNSRFKFCQGYGLTECAPVAFMEKTGLKYASIGKNICGCDARLVDPVTKVDICEPRRNGELWIRGPHVMKGYFDNPEATKEILREDGWLKTGDIAYFDDDLDFFITDRLKELIKVKGFQVPPAELESLLRTHPDVEEAAVIGIPDARSGEVPRAYVVLKKDRKISEEEIKNFIKGKVSEYKRLNGGVSFVRDIPKNASGKILRIRIKEAYLRVNS
- the LOC122631471 gene encoding probable 4-coumarate--CoA ligase 1 isoform X2: MKSLRHLSRGIRKFERTLLNDGASKMRYSSSRSVSARSEERFIRGQNQEIIIPSPYGEVTYPNSKIPEYVWRNVNEFSKLIALECGVTGRKYTYGQARDAANYVARSLRNLKFAEGDIIALIAPNLPEWALAFLGILEAGLVVTTINPYYTVEEITMQLELSGAKGIVTAKEILPVVRKAAAKHRLGSSLIVIDDGTTGPTTEGTILFKDLITRGKDLPGLKALNRSTEDLAVLPFSSGTTGLPKGVMLTHANLVSNMEMVNAIVDQDMWIRATTEEYQDVIPMFLPSFHIFGMNGILLPCLAAGTKLVTLPKFQPETFLDVFVKQKPTILICVPPIILFLSVSPLVKKEHLSNVRTAFSGAAPLSKEDVDRFYEKFRLDNSRFKFCQGYGLTECAPVAFMEKTGLKYASIGKNICGCDARLVDPVTKVDICEPRRNGELWIRGPHVMKGYFDNPEATKEILREDGWLKTGDIAYFDDDLDFFITDRLKELIKVKGFQVPPAELESLLRTHPDVEEAAVIGIPDARSGEVPRAYVVLKKDRKISEEEIKNFIKGKVSEYKRLNGGVSFVRDIPKNASGKILRIRIKEAYLRVNS